The following proteins come from a genomic window of Pichia kudriavzevii chromosome 1, complete sequence:
- a CDS encoding uncharacterized protein (PKUD0A09120; similar to Saccharomyces cerevisiae YLL019C (KNS1); ancestral locus Anc_4.42), with protein sequence MMAASIDSNYSRKRQRLLSNGSTKPVLTPKKQHFGDPFDNEVINLDSEEEDYVFSDKFSNLSNSGCNFQDQVYGQDQDEGQDQDPMSLNIMDDHGALHRNDTYPNDHNLFLQQKNYYNNLTQSSAESTSVYPSRNTGLNMIDATMENADGDDNSNIGNMYVQEGIDGFSNQYHQAIVDSDDPAILEYEQNQNILSNYDDDTSYNNFIQSYDNNKTGSSSHVNFSNSINSIFNRFLKKSNSISSPNHNVIINPRKKKTRTKSLPQLAYTKMTYSPALDNHEVSLKIGDIKASFINHNTQNYTVKQQQQPNLSPLSRRKFSFQEQINSSSNNGYSSHSKSSVTTSSYDDRYNDNSRSNTRDDDFNMLSIKNEVYDTSLVEDEKCDDDDGYYIVKNGAPFANGRFIIKKLLGQGTFGKVVKAYDKKTNSYVAIKIIKSIKKYREASKIELRVLTMLKKHDPTNKFQCIHLRECFDYRDHICIVTDLLKVSLYDFMENNQFLPFPGSHIQAMTKQLLRSVAFLHDLQLIHTDLKPENILLKDSSYQKKPYTRPNDGESFYRKILKDPKIYTIDFGSAIFEDEYHSSIISTRHYRAPEIILGVGWSYPCDMWSVGAILIELLTGEALFKTHENEQHLAMMEKVTSQPVDKGMVRKCLNLYGTNKKQSQVNSRFDTSVVKAFSKKTGRLLFPRSGTDQKLINEVNQLKTIEEIVEEKVGFKFNLDYSPIESMKMFKIKSSSYDEYIFWFYYIDLIKQMLIFDPQKRITAREALNHKWFEYGILDDGL encoded by the coding sequence ATGATGGCGGCAAGTATAGACTCAAATTATAGCAGAAAAAGACAACGTCTCTTATCGAACGGTTCAACAAAACCTGTGCTAACACCAAAGAAACAGCATTTTGGTGATCCCTTTGACAACGAGGTGATCAATTTAGACTCTGAGGAGGAGGATTACGTCTTCAGCGAcaaattctccaatttAAGCAACAGTGGTTGCaattttcaagatcaaGTTTATGGGCAAGATCAAGACGAGGGGCAGGACCAAGACCCCATGAGTCTGAATATTATGGATGATCATGGTGCTCTTCACAGAAATGACACTTATCCAAATGATCACAATCTGTTTTTGCAGCAGAAAAACTATTACAATAATTTGACCCAGTCGAGTGCAGAGTCGACTTCTGTTTACCCATCTAGAAATACCGGGCTTAACATGATCGATGCCACTATGGAAAACGCCGATGGTGATGACAATAGTAATATCGGAAACATGTATGTCCAAGAGGGGATTGATGGATTCAGCAACCAGTATCATCAAGCTATTGTTGACAGTGATGACCCTGCGATTTTGGAGTATgaacaaaaccaaaatatCTTGAGTaattatgatgatgacaCCAGTTAcaacaatttcattcaAAGTTATGATAATAACAAAACTGGATCATCATCCCAtgttaatttttcaaattccatCAATAGTATTTTCAACAGGTTCCTtaagaaatcaaactcaatatcttctccaaatcaCAATGTTATAATAAAtccaaggaaaaagaaaaccagGACAAAGTCACTACCTCAATTGGCTTACACAAAGATGACGTACTCCCCGGCCCTAGATAACCACGAAGTTTCACTTAAGATTGGGGATATCAAAGCCTCCTTCATAAACCACAATACCCAAAATTATACTGTcaagcaacaacaacaaccaaacCTCTCACCATTATCGAGGAGGAAGTTTTCGTTTCAAGAACAAATTaattcttcatctaatAACGGGTACTCATCccattcaaaatcttcTGTGACTACCAGTTCTTATGATGATAGATATAACGACAATTCAAGGTCGAATACCagagatgatgatttcaacatGTTAAGTATCAAGAATGAAGTCTATGATACCTCACTGGTTGAAGACGAAAAATGCGACGATGATGACGGATACTATATAGTCAAGAACGGTGCACCTTTTGCTAATGGTCGATTTATcatcaagaaattattgGGTCAAGGTACATTTGGTAAAGTTGTTAAAGCTTATGATAAAAAGACAAACTCTTATGTTGCCATCAAGATtatcaaatcaatcaaaaagtaCAGAGAGgcttccaaaattgaattgaGAGTCTTAacaatgttgaagaaacatGATCCAACTAACAAGTTCCAGTGTATTCATTTGAGAGAATGTTTTGACTATAGGGACCACATCTGTATTGTAACGGATTTGCTCAAGGTTTCCCTCTATGACTTTATGGAAAACAACCAATTTTTGCCATTTCCTGGTTCACACATCCAGGCAATGACCAAACAACTACTCAGATCCGTTGCGTTTTTACATGATCTACAATTGATTCACACAGACCTAAAACCGGAAAATATCCTATTGAAGGATTCCTCTTATCAGAAAAAACCGTATACAAGACCAAATGATGGAGAATCGTTCTATCGTAAGATTCTAAAGGACCCCAAAATTTATACCATTGATTTTGGGTCTGCCATTTTCGAGGATGAATatcattcttcaataatttcaacTAGACATTATAGAGCACCGGAGATTATTTTAGGTGTTGGCTGGTCTTACCCCTGTGATATGTGGTCTGTTGGTGCTATTCTTATCGAATTATTAACCGGAGAAGCTTTATTCAAAACCcatgaaaatgaacaaCATTTGGCAATGATGGAAAAAGTCACTAGTCAGCCGGTTGATAAGGGGATGGTTAGAAAGTGTCTAAACTTGTATGGTACCAACAAGAAACAGTCGCAGGTTAATAGCAGGTTTGATACTTCAGTTGTAAAGgccttttcaaaaaagacCGGGCGACTCTTGTTCCCAAGATCCGGAACAGATCAAAAGCTAATAAATGAGGTGAACCAATTGAAGaccattgaagaaattgttgaagagaaagttggattcaaattcaacttgGACTATTCCCCCATTGAATCCATGAAGATGTTCAAGAtcaaatcttcttcatatGACGAGTACATCTTTTGGTTCTACTAcattgatttgatcaaacaAATGCTGATCTTTGATCCTCAAAAGCGAATCACCGCCAGGGAGGCCTTGAATCATAAATGGTTCGAATATGGTATTCTGGATGACGGACTTTGA
- a CDS encoding uncharacterized protein (PKUD0A09130; Pfam Domains: zf-C2H2(6.4e-12)), with translation MSEMVQIHSLTNLGIESLADDQVNNGSLQNNDVDAATAAAAAAALGVARPESNELNTLANIPMENMGSHNGNTQSVFKLTVEKPNGDMFKCHICSNLFTRKHNLKAHLLTHTDRKPFKCEECMAQFRRHYDLKRHEKIHTREKPFFCTNCGKRFARADALSRHQSSSNGCFGNAEDEDDASQGKNQRKLKRRKIAKKSEKSSINSESTSSTNASSVSGSSCMSTSSGRDNMEAATAANEDDESNFFVHHQLVSSTKLKDADGINTSSTINTIPTNQRTESSSTKPNSEGNIEERVINEDGNHGSGADSDGNHNNNNNNNSNNSTSNNNIDDDDDEAEEDDDRVNGIDGYERGIDFSSATALLNELKTHSTVGSDGNISIQLSQESFKSLKNILETLQELDSRVSQIHALTDAK, from the coding sequence ATGTCCGAAATGGTCCAGATCCACTCTCTCACCAATTTGGGAATTGAAAGTTTGGCTGATGATCAGGTAAACAATGGATCACTGCAAAACAATGATGTGGATGCTGCTACAGCAGcagctgctgctgctgcacTAGGAGTTGCAAGACCTGAATCAAACGAACTAAACACTCTAGCCAATATTCCAATGGAGAACATGGGTTCTCATAACGGCAACACGCAATCGGTATTCAAACTCACTGTGGAAAAACCCAATGGTGATATGTTTAAATGTCATATCTGTAGTAATCTCTTTACGAGAAAGCACAACCTAAAGGCACATTTACTAACCCATACTGATCGGAAACCCTTCAAGTGTGAGGAATGTATGGCACAGTTTAGAAGACATTATGACTTGAAAAGGcatgaaaaaatacacACTCGAGAGAAACCGTTCTTCTGTACCAACTGCGGTAAACGTTTTGCCAGGGCAGATGCTTTATCGAGACACCAAAGCTCAAGCAATGGGTGTTTTGGAAATGCCGAAGACGAGGACGATGCCagtcaaggaaaaaatcagCGTAAACtcaaaaggaggaaaataGCTAAAAAGTCGGAGAAAAGCTCCATAAATAGTGAATCTACATCTAGCACAAATGCCTCCAGTGTTAGTGGGAGTAGTTGTATGTCGACCAGTTCTGGTAGAGATAATATGGAGGCTGCTACTGCTGCCAATGAGGACGACGAGTCTAACTTTTTTGTTCATCACCAACTAGTATCAAGTACCAAATTGAAGGACGCGGACGGTATTAATACATCTAGCACGATCAACACGATTCCAACAAACCAACGGACTGAATCAAGTTCAACTAAACCAAATTCTGAAGGAAATATTGAGGAACGGGTGATTAATGAAGATGGCAATCATGGTAGTGGTGCCGATAGCGATGGAAAtcataataataacaataacaacaatagtaataatagtactagtaataataatattgatgatgatgatgatgaggcTGAGGAGGATGATGATCGTGTTAATGGTATTGATGGCTATGAAAGAGGGATAGATTTCTCAAGCGCAACGGCTTTATTAAATGAATTAAAAACTCATAGTACGGTGGGTTCCGACGGAAATATAAGTATACAGCTATCGCAAGAATCCTTCAAATCTCTCAAGAATATATTGGAAACCTTACAAGAGTTGGATTCACGGGTGTCCCAAATACATGCATTGACGGATGCAAAGTGA
- a CDS encoding uncharacterized protein (PKUD0A09140; similar to Saccharomyces cerevisiae YLL018C-A (COX19); ancestral locus Anc_4.43), whose product MSANPGNSIKALRTTPPERGSFPLDHYGDCKEQMTKYMRCLKIVGNENAPNCRLLAKSYLKCRMDNDLMDKVDWRDLGLPTDEEEDRLKK is encoded by the coding sequence ATGTCCGCAAATCCAGGGAACTCTATTAAGGCACTAAGAACGACACCCCCGGAACGTGGGTCCTTCCCATTAGATCATTATGGTGATTGCAAGGAGCAAATGACAAAATATATGAGATGTTTGAAGATTGTTGGTAATGAGAATGCGCCAAACTGCAGATTGTTAGCCAAAAGCTATCTTAAATGCCGGATGGATAATGATTTAATGGACAAGGTGGATTGGAGAGATCTGGGATTGCCCACCGATGAGGAGGAGGACCGACTCAAAAAATAG
- a CDS encoding uncharacterized protein (PKUD0A09150; Pfam Domains: MFS_1(3.1e-24)) produces the protein MESTIENQSTDSKKSLRFESDLEEEAEEPKNYKSIDDEIPDTFTGYGLTSTIGCFFFNFNTWGANSAYALYLEHYLQANTFEGGNKYHYAAIGGLAFGSGLLFAPFINFIVGKIGVRVTISIGTLIYFAGDFMASFAVNLWEIYMTQGVLAGIGMSLICVPSINILPQWFKGGKGGKRNLAMGIQAAGSGVGGIVYNIGMQHVLQNQSFRWSLRAQAIMCFGINICCILMVRTRNANIKPVYKVYDHQIWTSIASLGLSLWIVFTSLGYIILMYNLGDFTRSLGYSAHQGSVVSSMVAVGIIYGRPIVGYVGDKIGPINVTMLASWLVSLFSLAMWIPCRNYATAIVFAMFVGSLMGTMWLTIATISAHIVGMRKVGISMALNWIIAAIFGIAAPIIGISLKKDGPDSPTQYQPASIFVGLSYFIAGFSLFLLRAWLITRNKILETEEHDDDDFLNVHVDSKSVMQNIFSMSRV, from the coding sequence atggaaagtacaattgaaaatcaatcaacagattcaaagaaatcactACGATTTGAGTCTGATTTAGAAGAGGAGGCTGAAGAACCCAAAAATTATAAGtccattgatgatgaaattccAGATACTTTCACTGGTTATGGTTTAACGTCAACTATTGGttgctttttcttcaattttaatACTTGGGGTGCCAACTCTGCGTATGCATTGTATTTGGAGCACTACTTGCAAGCAAACACTTTCGAAGGTGGAAACAAGTATCATTACGCGGCAATTGGAGGATTGGCGTTTGGTTCAGGTCTACTTTTTGCACCcttcatcaactttatCGTTGGTAAGATTGGTGTCAGAGTAACAATTAGCATTGGAACGTTGATTTATTTTGCCGGTGACTTTATGGCTTCATTTGCCGTAAATTTGTGGGAGATATACATGACCCAAGGTGTTCTTGCAGGTATTGGAATGTCACTTATATGTGTTCCTAGTATCAACATTCTACCTCAGTGGTTCAAAGGTGGTAAAGGTGGTAAGAGAAACTTGGCCATGGGTATCCAAGCTGCAGGCTCCGGTGTGGGTGGTATCGTTTATAACATTGGTATGCAGCATgttttgcaaaatcaatCTTTCAGATGGTCATTAAGAGCCCAAGCAATTATGTGTTTTGGTATAAATATTTGCTGTATTTTAATGGTGAGAACAAGAAATGCAAATATCAAACCTGTTTATAAGGTCTATGATCATCAGATTTGGACAAGCATTGCAAGTTTAGGGCTTTCACTCTGGATTGTTTTCACATCTTTGGGTTACATTATTTTAATGTATAACCTCGGTGATTTCACTAGGTCTTTAGGATATTCCGCACATCAAGGCTCAGTCGTATCCAGTATGGTTGCCGTTGGAATCATCTACGGAAGACCAATAGTTGGTTATGTTGGGGATAAAATCGGACCAATTAATGTCACCATGCTTGCATCATGGCTAGTCTCTCTCTTTTCACTAGCTATGTGGATTCCATGTAGAAATTACGCAACGGCAATTGTTTTCGCAATGTTTGTGGGATCACTCATGGGTACCATGTGGTTAACCATAGCTACTATAAGTGCACACATTGTCGGTATGAGAAAGGTGGGAATTTCAATGGCATTGAACTGGATCATTGCTGCAATATTTGGAATCGCCGCCCCAATTATCGGTatttcattgaagaaagatggACCGGATTCACCAACACAGTATCAGCCTGCGTCTATCTTTGTTGGCTTAAGTTATTTCATAGCTGGCTTTTCACTTTTCCTATTGCGTGCTTGGTTAATCacaagaaataaaatactGGAGACTGAGGAacatgatgatgatgactttcTCAATGTCCACGTGGATTCGAAAAGTGTGATGCAAAATATATTCAGTATGTCAAGAGTTTGA
- a CDS encoding uncharacterized protein (PKUD0A09160; Pfam Domains: MFS_1(7.7e-27)) has protein sequence MTGNADLNSVQNKLADEKYHPNEETGKGDDISVYNSDGTDAIAVLDVEKGKVSSGNIDDEIPDKFTGFGLTSVIGCAFFNFNTWGANSAFALYLEHYLQDKTFPGANKYDYAAIGGLAFSSGLIFSPVINYTIGKIGLRRTITIGIFIYFAGIMMASWAVNLWELYLTQGVVAGIGMGIICVANINILPQWFKGGKGGKRNLAMGIQAAGSGIGGIIYNIGMQHVLEHRSFRWSLRAQAIMCFGLNIFSVLMVRTRNHDIKPVYKLYDHQIWTNFGCLCLELWIMFTQLGYMVLMYNLGDFTRSLGYSAQQGSVVSSMVCVGIIYGRPIVGYVGDKIGPVNVTICVSWLVALFSLAMWIPCRNYATAIVFAMFSGSLMGTIWLTQASISAEIVGLRKVGIAMCINWITSSVFGILAPVIGIALKKDGPISPTQYQPASIFVGLCYFMAGVSLVIVRCWLIARNEAGKGKHDDDLLATGVTFGEALSNIFTISRV, from the coding sequence ATGACGGGCAACGCAGACCTTAATTCCGTTCAAAACAAACTAGCagatgaaaaatatcatcCAAATGAGGAAACCGGTAAAGGGGATGATATTAGTGTATATAATTCCGATGGGACAGATGCTATTGCCGTTttagatgttgaaaaaggcAAAGTTTCGTCTGGCAACATAGATGATGAGATTCCCGATAAGTTCACTGGATTTGGATTAACATCAGTCATTGGCTGTgctttcttcaacttcaacacTTGGGGTGCCAATTCTGCGTTCGCCTTGTATCTAGAACATTATTTGCAAGACAAAACATTCCCTGGTGCAAACAAATATGACTATGCTGCTATTGGCGGGTTGGCATTTAGTTCTGGATTGATCTTTTCTCCGGTTATTAACTACACCATTGGTAAGATTGGACTTAGACGCACTATTACTATTGggatttttatttattttgcAGGTATCATGATGGCCTCTTGGGCAGTCAACCTATGGGAGCTATATTTGACACAAGGAGTAGTTGCGGGTATTGGTATGGGTATCATTTGCGTTgcaaatataaatattttaCCACAATGGTTTAAAGGTGGTAAAGGTGGTAAAAGAAATTTGGCCATGGGTATCCAAGCTGCAGGTTCAGGTATAGGTGGTATTATCTACAATATTGGTATGCAACATGTTCTAGAGCATAGATCATTTAGGTGGTCATTGAGAGCACAAGCAATTATGTGTTTTGGTTTGAACATCTTTTCCGTTTTGATGGTAAGGACAAGAAACCATGACATCAAACCAGTTTACAAACTATACGATCACCAAATTTGGACGAATTTTGGATGTTTATGCTTGGAGCTTTGGATCATGTTTACCCAATTGGGTTATATGGTTTTAATGTACAACCTCGGTGATTTCACTAGGTCTTTGGGGTATTCTGCCCAACAAGGGTCAGTGGTCTCGAGTATGGTTTGTGTTGGGATCATTTATGGGAGACCAATAGTTGGTTATGTTGGCGACAAAATAGGACCTGTTAATGTAACTATATGTGTCTCATGGCTCGTGGCCCTTTTTTCATTAGCAATGTGGATCCCATGTAGAAATTACGCAACTGCTATTGTTTTTGCCATGTTTTCTGGTTCTTTGATGGGTACTATCTGGCTAACGCAAGCAAGTATCAGTGCAGAGATTGTTGGGTTAAGAAAAGTGGGTATTGCCATGTGTATCAACTGGATTACGTCATCTGTATTTGGTATTCTTGCTCCTGTCATTGGAATtgcattgaaaaaggaTGGCCCCATTTCGCCAACCCAGTACCAGCCGGCTTCTATATTTGTCGGCTTGTGTTATTTTATGGCAGGTGTTTCACTTGTTATCGTTCGTTGTTGGTTAATTGCAAGAAATGAAGCTGGTAAGGGTAAGCATGATGATGATCTCTTAGCTACTGGTGTGACATTTGGAGAAGCACTCTCTAATATCTTTACCATCTCCAGAGTCTAA
- a CDS encoding uncharacterized protein (PKUD0A09170; similar to Saccharomyces cerevisiae YKL221W (MCH2)) encodes MTDSLIDDEVSSDFPVESHPKQSSQYGADKANDLESQISQILEMEPISLIDSNKKAHDEIPDKFSGWGLTSVIGCAFFNFNTWGANSAYALYLQHYLSNNTFKGADKYSYSTIGGLAFGTGLIFSPIINYIIGIVGIKPTIFFGIIVYFAAVMMASFATRLWELYLTQGCLAGVGMAFICVANINILPQWFKGGKGGKRNLAMGIQAAGSGAGGIVYNLGMQQLLKNKSYHWSLRAQAIMCIGLNLISLLLVKSRNDNIKPVFKVYDRLIWTNFGCLLLILWVMFTLLGYVTMMYNLGDFTKSLGYSSQQGSIVSSMISVGIIYGRPIVGWIGDLIGPVNVTIIASWLVALFSLAMWIPCRNYATAIVFALFVGSLMGTIWLTAPTMNAQIVGLKKFGIAMSINWISVGVFGLVSPIIGIALKKDGPVSPTQYQPASIFVGLCYFMAGVVLMVVRGWLIARNTHVLDEKLCQNEDDLLKVKVGFSETIRSMFLKERV; translated from the coding sequence ATGACAGACTCACTAATAGATGACGAGGTTTCTTCAGATTTCCCTGTGGAAAGCCATCCCAAACAGAGTTCCCAATACGGTGCAGATAAAGCCAATGATTTGGAGAGTCAAATTAGTCAGATCCTAGAAATGGAGCCTATTTCACTAATAGACTCCAATAAAAAAGCACATGATGAAATTCCGGATAAATTTTCAGGATGGGGTTTGACTTCTGTTATCGGATGTgctttcttcaatttcaatactTGGGGTGCTAACTCTGCTTACGCTTTGTACTTACAGCATTATCTAAGTAACAATACTTTTAAAGGTGCCGACAAATATTCATATTCTACAATTGGTGGTTTGGCCTTTGGCACCGGCCTTATCTTTTCACCGATAATTAACTACATAATTGGTATAGTTGGTATTAAACCGACAATATTCTTTGGAATTATAGTTTATTTTGCTGCAGTTATGATGGCATCATTTGCTACTCGGTTGTGGGAACTCTATCTGACGCAAGGGTGTCTTGCTGGAGTAGGTATGGCGTTTATATGTGTCGCTAATATTAATATCTTGCCGCAGTGGTTCAAAGGTGGTAAAGGTGGTAAGAGAAATTTGGCAATGGGCATCCAAGCTGCCGGATCTGGTGCAGGGGGTATTGTTTATAACTTAGGTATGCAACAGCtattaaaaaataaatcgTATCACTGGTCGTTAAGAGCACAGGCAATCATGTGTATAGGGCTAAATTTGATTTCACTTTTACTTGTTAAATCGAGAAATGACAATATTAAGCCTGTTTTTAAAGTTTACGATAGGCTAATCTGGACTAACTTCGGTTGTCTTTTACTTATTCTTTGGGTCATGTTTACACTTTTGGGTTATGTCACGATGATGTATAACTTGGGTGATTTCACAAAATCACTGGGCTATTCTTCACAACAGGGCTCTATTGTCTCGAGTATGATATCCGTAGGTATCATCTACGGTAGACCCATAGTTGGTTGGATAGGTGATCTGATTGGGCCCGTTAATGTTACGATTATTGCATCGTGGTTAGTtgctttattttctttggcTATGTGGATTCCATGTAGAAATTATGCAACAGCCATTGTGTTTGCACTGTTTGTTGGTTCATTGATGGGTACAATTTGGTTGACCGCACCAACTATGAATGCACAAATTGTTGGGCtcaaaaaatttggaattgcAATGTCTATTAACTGGATCTCAGTTGGTGTCTTTGGTTTGGTATCGCCTATTATTGGCATTGCACTAAAGAAAGATGGACCTGTATCACCAACCCAATACCAGCCTGCATCGATATTTGTGGGGTTATGCTATTTCATGGCAGGTGTCGTATTGATGGTGGTGAGAGGCTGGTTGATTGCCAGAAATACGCATgttcttgatgaaaagcTATGCCAGAATGAAGATGATCTACTAAAGGTTAAAGTTGGGTTTTCTGAAACCATTAGGTCAATGTTTCTAAAAGAAAGGGTATAA
- a CDS encoding uncharacterized protein (PKUD0A09180), whose product MSHHDTNIKEDTADSDNNEWDIVEDWVENIQGGHDGEPRGDGEFTGTGGGVELDGGEDNKIIDEFYRPESDGGSSDGLICRLSEKVRCATAQNMKCRLTMVVLLVSTICGFYYIPSLFQSVYYRGKIEKMSGNIADFPEGSQYFLFAQRKCTETYAANQRTLFSCLESSKAQSLCWNEYNEAHKKDAGFCGWNTDPRVVEADTNAYLLKAKLRKHISYITKASQRSVEVANQYLNKLYGCVKIGVMSAKREGSKGISGLCDKLPKVDSVLIKKYFNVFYANTYSGLATVKKYYQDAYDRVVKAVNQPNHNSLFGTIKSYFGF is encoded by the coding sequence ATGAGCCACCACGATACCAATATTAAGGAGGACACTGCTGACAGCGACAATAACGAGTGggatattgttgaagacTGGGTGGAGAATATTCAGGGAGGTCACGATGGTGAGCCTAGAGGTGATGGCGAATTTACCGGCACGGGCGGTGGAGTTGAATTGGACGGAGGTGAGGACAACAAGataattgatgaattctaCAGACCCGAATCAGATGGGGGGTCTAGTGACGGCCTCATATGTAGGTTGTCCGAGAAAGTAAGATGTGCCACTGCCCAAAATATGAAGTGTAGATTAACAATGGTGGTATTGTTAGTTTCTACAATATGCGGGTTCTACTACATTCCTTCTTTATTTCAAAGTGTCTACTACAGGGGAAAAATTGAGAAGATGAGTGGTAATATTGCAGATTTTCCAGAAGGTTCCCAATATTTCCTATTTGCTCAGAGAAAATGTACGGAGACTTATGCTGCAAACCAAAGGACCTTATTTTCATGCCTGGAATCTTCAAAAGCTCAGAGTTTATGTTGGAATGAGTATAATGAAGCTCACAAAAAGGACGCCGGTTTCTGTGGATGGAACACCGATCCCAGGGTTGTTGAAGCTGACACAAATGCCTATCTATTGAAGGCAAAGTTGAGAAAACATATTTCATACATCACCAAAGCCTCTCAGAGGTCGGTGGAGGTAGCTAATCAGTACTTAAACAAGCTTTATGGATGTGTGAAGATTGGTGTAATGTCAGCCAAGCGAGAGGGTTCTAAGGGTATATCGGGGTTGTGTGATAAATTACCTAAAGTTGACTCTGTATTGATCAAAAAGTATTTCAATGTATTCTATGCTAACACATATTCAGGGCTTGCTACAGTGAAAAAGTATTACCAGGATGCATATGATAGGGTGGTTAAAGCAGTAAATCAACCAAACCATAATTCCCTATTTGGGACGATAAAGAGctattttggtttttga